A single region of the Xiphophorus maculatus strain JP 163 A chromosome 3, X_maculatus-5.0-male, whole genome shotgun sequence genome encodes:
- the LOC111608146 gene encoding uncharacterized protein LOC111608146 isoform X2 has protein sequence MIKITVFYMLCKWENLKNQQCIKYLFSPLYLLMYFVYISCSYFHLFYSEMPLGKQSDLIHKVATMAAAKDVLLETLEDLNEPEFMELKLLVQFTNFQRNIPLISWHELDYADKTRMVDHLVDKCGKQSVDVIREVLLDLNRTDLALRLSETSSTSKEKLSMKLNSAFLQKVEKLEFVMELLLETLDELHEGEIWWFLEITHRKFLHDSGFIPFWAFPNVRYIVVVFVLTYFHRSVKKTLDALKEMKKDGLMKKLSDRSSGPKEKPSAGRHRSALIHKVATMAAARQQLLETLDKLTRKEFLGKFKGNLSKFSPRLMFITQRAELVDEMMEEFGQRSVKMIKDLLIKINRKDLAENLQETGESSGNEDDFQDPSESDVHQNLSEILQKLNRKPLLRFKSFLQFTCFEKSLPQIPESSLEEATSTQRLVDLMLKEFGQQSVQMAREVLMDVTDLESRFKSQDKLSVAEELSLDQRIEKLSSDFNLLLETLKDLSDDEVREFKRLLRDSDYRSSLSRHQYSLQETSYPRKMFGYFRHEDLEKQPMWMESKNLQDVVIFIIQTHRKESIMVTRDVLEDINRMDLVQRLSSSSASREMPLGKQSDLIHKVATMAAAKDVLLETLEDLNEPEFMELKLLVQFTNFQRNIPLISWYELDVANRTRMVDHLVDKCGKQSVDVIREVLLDLNRTDLALRLSETSSTSKEKLSMKLNSAFLQKVEKLEFVMELLLETLDELHEGEIWWFLEITHRKFLHDSGFIPFWAFPNVRYIVVVFVLTYFHRSVKKTLDALKEMKKDGLMKKLSDRSSGPKEKPSAGRHRSALIHKVATMAAARQQLLETLDKLTRKEFLGKFKGNLSKFSPRLMFITQRAELVDEMMEEFGQRSVKMIKDLLIKINRKDLAENLQETGESSGNEDDGTSLMGMTDPDQMQLETAHKSQATSTEMDPSGYGGVEDSSSWTKVDPELDGTSPDEDPTYSLQSAAGRFECSVSGLRWVCREKVGFRYRFCSWYGHMERMEGRGYRPAGPLLDISVLTGKVMEVQLPHWVCIDDVPELLKNFAVLHVNDCGDVLEKATRVTKTHVGLTEPVFSLLGALINVLFPPRISCNTLIYYQPKTSYLKMRFYLIPLDPALKQSVHSRESSKGYEEIMKPRPDKPLKMGCGFSLQATVQTARIQPPEITLRHDSLDPNFYELFIKNPGEGFNLELLQTQSEKVWFCEIRKDDHPKSGSTEARGCSTETVTVKKEEEHFVDKHRETLIQRVRNIGPVLDGLLQKKVLVEETYDWIRSLPTSESQLREIFSCLKAAEDCKDIFLSILQEKERYLITDLQSKC, from the exons ATGATAAAAATTACAGTCTTCTACATGCTTTGCAAGtgggaaaacctgaaaaatcaaCAGTGTATCAAATACTTGTTCTCCCCACTGTACCTGTTGATGTACTTTGTATATATTTCATgctcatattttcatttgttttactcAGAGATGCCCTTGGGAAAACAATCTGATCTGATCCATAAA GTGGCGACCATGGCAGCTGCTAAAGACGTTCTTCTGGAAACTCTGGAGGATTTAAATGAACCTGAATTCATGGAGCTAAAACTGTTAGTGCAGTTCACAAACTTCCAGAGAAATATTCCACTAATATCATGGCATGAACTGGATTATGCAGACAAAACCAGAATGGTGGATCATCTGGTTGATAAATGTGGTAAACAATCAGTGGATGTAATCAGggaggttctgttggacctgaACAGAACTGATCTGGCGCTGAGGCTGTCTGAGACCAGCTCAACATCTAAAG AGAAACTTTCCATGAAGCTGAACTCTGCTTTTCTCCAGAAA GTGGAAAAGTTGGAGTTTGtgatggagctgctgctggaaacTCTGGATGAGCTTCATGAAGGAGAGATCTGGTGGTTCCTGGAAATCACACACAGGAAATTTCTCCATGACAGTGGATTCATACCGTTTTGGGCTTTCCCAAATGTGCGATACATTGTGGTGGTTTTTGTTCTGACTTATTTCCACCGGTCAGTGAAGAAGACCCTGGATGCTTTAAAGGAGATGAAGAAGGATGGTCTGATGAAGAAGCTGTCAGACAGAAGCTCAGGACCTAAAG AGAAACCTTCTGCAGGTCGACATCGTTCTGCTCTGATCCACAAA GTGGCGACGATGGCAGCTGCTAGACAGCAACTCCTGGAAACTCTGGACAAATTAACCCGGAAGGAATTTTTGGGAAAGTTTAAAGGAAATTTATCAAAGTTTTCACCAAGATTGATGTTCATAACACAGAGAGCAGAACTTGTTGATGAGATGATGGAGGAGTTTGGCCAGCGGTCGGTGAAGATGATCAAAGATcttctgattaaaataaacagaaaagatttgGCTGAGAATCTTCAAGAAACTG GTGAATCCTCAGGGAACGAAGACGAT TTTCAGGATCCATCAGAATCAGATGTTCATCAGAATCTTTCTGAGATTCTTCAAAAGTTGAACAGGAAGCCTTTGCTGAGATTCAAGTCATTTCTTCAGTTCACCTGCTTTGAGAAAAGTCTTCCACAAATACCAGAGTCCAGTCTAGAAGAGGCGACCTCGACACAGAGACTGGTGGATCTGATGCTGAAGGAGTTTGGTCAGCAGTCAGTCCAGATGGCCAGAGAGGTTTTAATGGACGTGACTGATCTGGAGAGCAGGTTTAAATCACAAG aTAAACTTTCTGTTGCTGAAGAACTGTCACTGGACCAGAGG ATAGAAAAACTGAGCAGTGATTTTAACCTGCTGTTGGAAACACTGAAGGATCTGAGTGATGATGAGGTTCGGGAGTTTAAAAGACTCCTGAGAGACTCTGACTACAGGAGCTCTTTGTCCAGACATCAGTACAGTCTGCAGGAGACGAGTTATCCAAGGAAGATGTTTGGATATTTTAGACATGAAGACCTGGAGAAACAGCCAATGTGGATGGAAAGTAAAAACCTGCAGGATGTTGTGATTTTCATTATTCAGACTCATAGAAAAGAGTCTATAATGGTGACCAGAGATGTTTTAGAGGACATCAACAGGATGGATTTGGTCCAGAGgctcagcagcagctcagccTCCAGAG AGATGCCCTTGGGAAAACAATCTGATCTGATCCATAAA GTGGCGACCATGGCAGCTGCTAAAGACGTTCTTCTGGAAACTCTGGAGGATTTAAATGAACCTGAATTCATGGAGCTAAAACTGTTAGTGCAGTTCACAAACTTCCAGAGAAATATTCCACTAATATCATGGTATGAACTGGATGTtgcaaacagaaccagaatggTGGATCATCTGGTTGATAAATGTGGTAAACAATCAGTGGATGTAATCAGggaggttctgttggacctgaACAGAACTGATCTGGCGCTGAGGCTGTCTGAGACCAGCTCAACATCTAAAG AGAAACTTTCCATGAAGCTGAACTCTGCTTTTCTCCAGAAA GTGGAAAAGTTGGAGTTTGtgatggagctgctgctggaaacTCTGGATGAGCTTCATGAAGGAGAGATCTGGTGGTTCCTGGAAATCACACACAGGAAATTTCTCCATGACAGTGGATTCATACCGTTTTGGGCTTTCCCAAATGTGCGATACATTGTGGTGGTTTTTGTTCTGACTTATTTCCACCGGTCAGTGAAGAAGACCCTGGATGCTTTAAAGGAGATGAAGAAGGATGGTCTGATGAAGAAGCTGTCAGACAGAAGCTCAGGACCTAAAG AGAAACCTTCTGCAGGTCGACATCGTTCTGCTCTGATCCACAAA GTGGCGACGATGGCAGCTGCTAGACAGCAACTCCTGGAAACTCTGGACAAATTAACCCGGAAGGAATTTTTGGGAAAGTTTAAAGGAAATTTATCAAAGTTTTCACCAAGATTGATGTTCATAACACAGAGAGCAGAACTTGTTGATGAGATGATGGAGGAGTTTGGCCAGCGGTCGGTGAAGATGATCAAAGATcttctgattaaaataaacagaaaagatttgGCTGAGAATCTTCAAGAAACTG GTGAATCCTCAGGGAACGAAGACGAT GGAACATCTTTAATGGGCATGACTGATCCGGACCAAATGCAGCTGGAGACTGCACACAAATCACAAG CTACTTCAACAGAGATGGATCCTTCAGGTTATGGAGGTGTGGAG GACTCCAGCAGCTGGACCAAAGTGGACCCTGAGCTGGACGGGACGTCTCCAGATGAAGATCCAACTTACAG CCTCCAGTCTGCAGCGGGCCGCTTTGAATGCAGCGTCTCTGGTCTGCGTTGGGTCTGCAGGGAGAAGGTGGGCTTTAGGTACCGGTTCTGCTCCTGGTATGGACACATGGAGAGGATGGAGGGCAGAGGATACCGGCCTGCTGGTCCTTTACTGGACATCTCTGTCCTTACTGGGAAGGTGATGGAGGTGCAGCTGCCACACTGGGTCTGCATCG ACGATGTTCCTGAGTTACTGAAGAACTTTGCTGTCCTCCATGTTAACGACTGTGGAGACGTTTTGGAGAAAGCGACCCGGGTCACAAAGACCCATGTCGGGTTAACAGAACCAGTTTTCTCTTTGCTGGGAGCTCTGATAAATGTCTTATTTCCTCCAAGAATCTCCTGCAACACATTAATATACTATCAGCCCAAAACATCCTACCTGAAAATGCGCTTCTACCTGATTCCACTGGATCCTGCTCTGAAACAG TCGGTCCACAGCAGAGAATCCTCCAAGGGATACGAAGAAATCATGAAGCCCCGACCAGACAAGCCTCTGAAGATGGGCTGTGGTTTCAGCCTCCAGGCCACCGTACAGACGGCCAGAATCCAGCCACCG GAAATCACTCTGAGGCACGACAGCCTGGACCCGAACTTCTACGAGCTTTTTATTAAGAATCCAGGTGAAGGCTTCaacctggagctgctgcagactCAATCAGAGAAAGTTTGGTTCTGTGAGATTAGGAAAG ATGATCATCCTAAATCTGGCTCCACTGAAG CCAGAGGATGTTCAACAGAAACTGTTACTGTGAAGAAAGAAG aggaacattttgtggacaaacacagagagacacTGATCCAGAGAGTGAGGAACATCGGACCCGTCTTAGATGGACTTTTACAGAAGAAAGTTCTGGTGGAGGAAACCTACGACTGGATCCGATCTCTGCCGACCTCTGAGTCTCAGCTGAGGGAGATCTTCTCCTGCCTGAAAGCTGCTGAGGACTGCAAAGACATTTTCCTCTCCATTCTTCAGGAAAAAGAGCGATACCTGATCACCGACCTCCAGAGTAAATGTTGA
- the LOC111608146 gene encoding uncharacterized protein LOC111608146 isoform X4: MPLGKQSDLIHKVATMAAAKDVLLETLEDLNEPEFMELKLLVQFTNFQRNIPLISWHELDYADKTRMVDHLVDKCGKQSVDVIREVLLDLNRTDLALRLSETSSTSKEKLSMKLNSAFLQKVEKLEFVMELLLETLDELHEGEIWWFLEITHRKFLHDSGFIPFWAFPNVRYIVVVFVLTYFHRSVKKTLDALKEMKKDGLMKKLSDRSSGPKEKPSAGRHRSALIHKVATMAAARQQLLETLDKLTRKEFLGKFKGNLSKFSPRLMFITQRAELVDEMMEEFGQRSVKMIKDLLIKINRKDLAENLQETGESSGNEDDFQDPSESDVHQNLSEILQKLNRKPLLRFKSFLQFTCFEKSLPQIPESSLEEATSTQRLVDLMLKEFGQQSVQMAREVLMDVTDLESRFKSQDKLSVAEELSLDQRIEKLSSDFNLLLETLKDLSDDEVREFKRLLRDSDYRSSLSRHQYSLQETSYPRKMFGYFRHEDLEKQPMWMESKNLQDVVIFIIQTHRKESIMVTRDVLEDINRMDLVQRLSSSSASREMPLGKQSDLIHKVATMAAAKDVLLETLEDLNEPEFMELKLLVQFTNFQRNIPLISWYELDVANRTRMVDHLVDKCGKQSVDVIREVLLDLNRTDLALRLSETSSTSKEKLSMKLNSAFLQKVEKLEFVMELLLETLDELHEGEIWWFLEITHRKFLHDSGFIPFWAFPNVRYIVVVFVLTYFHRSVKKTLDALKEMKKDGLMKKLSDRSSGPKEKPSAGRHRSALIHKVATMAAARQQLLETLDKLTRKEFLGKFKGNLSKFSPRLMFITQRAELVDEMMEEFGQRSVKMIKDLLIKINRKDLAENLQETGESSGNEDDGTSLMGMTDPDQMQLETAHKSQATSTEMDPSGYGGVEQDSSSWTKVDPELDGTSPDEDPTYSLQSAAGRFECSVSGLRWVCREKVGFRYRFCSWYGHMERMEGRGYRPAGPLLDISVLTGKVMEVQLPHWVCIDDVPELLKNFAVLHVNDCGDVLEKATRVTKTHVGLTEPVFSLLGALINVLFPPRISCNTLIYYQPKTSYLKMRFYLIPLDPALKQSVHSRESSKGYEEIMKPRPDKPLKMGCGFSLQATVQTARIQPPEITLRHDSLDPNFYELFIKNPGEGFNLELLQTQSEKVWFCEIRKDDHPKSGSTEARGCSTETVTVKKEEEHFVDKHRETLIQRVRNIGPVLDGLLQKKVLVEETYDWIRSLPTSESQLREIFSCLKAAEDCKDIFLSILQEKERYLITDLQSKC, translated from the exons ATGCCCTTGGGAAAACAATCTGATCTGATCCATAAA GTGGCGACCATGGCAGCTGCTAAAGACGTTCTTCTGGAAACTCTGGAGGATTTAAATGAACCTGAATTCATGGAGCTAAAACTGTTAGTGCAGTTCACAAACTTCCAGAGAAATATTCCACTAATATCATGGCATGAACTGGATTATGCAGACAAAACCAGAATGGTGGATCATCTGGTTGATAAATGTGGTAAACAATCAGTGGATGTAATCAGggaggttctgttggacctgaACAGAACTGATCTGGCGCTGAGGCTGTCTGAGACCAGCTCAACATCTAAAG AGAAACTTTCCATGAAGCTGAACTCTGCTTTTCTCCAGAAA GTGGAAAAGTTGGAGTTTGtgatggagctgctgctggaaacTCTGGATGAGCTTCATGAAGGAGAGATCTGGTGGTTCCTGGAAATCACACACAGGAAATTTCTCCATGACAGTGGATTCATACCGTTTTGGGCTTTCCCAAATGTGCGATACATTGTGGTGGTTTTTGTTCTGACTTATTTCCACCGGTCAGTGAAGAAGACCCTGGATGCTTTAAAGGAGATGAAGAAGGATGGTCTGATGAAGAAGCTGTCAGACAGAAGCTCAGGACCTAAAG AGAAACCTTCTGCAGGTCGACATCGTTCTGCTCTGATCCACAAA GTGGCGACGATGGCAGCTGCTAGACAGCAACTCCTGGAAACTCTGGACAAATTAACCCGGAAGGAATTTTTGGGAAAGTTTAAAGGAAATTTATCAAAGTTTTCACCAAGATTGATGTTCATAACACAGAGAGCAGAACTTGTTGATGAGATGATGGAGGAGTTTGGCCAGCGGTCGGTGAAGATGATCAAAGATcttctgattaaaataaacagaaaagatttgGCTGAGAATCTTCAAGAAACTG GTGAATCCTCAGGGAACGAAGACGAT TTTCAGGATCCATCAGAATCAGATGTTCATCAGAATCTTTCTGAGATTCTTCAAAAGTTGAACAGGAAGCCTTTGCTGAGATTCAAGTCATTTCTTCAGTTCACCTGCTTTGAGAAAAGTCTTCCACAAATACCAGAGTCCAGTCTAGAAGAGGCGACCTCGACACAGAGACTGGTGGATCTGATGCTGAAGGAGTTTGGTCAGCAGTCAGTCCAGATGGCCAGAGAGGTTTTAATGGACGTGACTGATCTGGAGAGCAGGTTTAAATCACAAG aTAAACTTTCTGTTGCTGAAGAACTGTCACTGGACCAGAGG ATAGAAAAACTGAGCAGTGATTTTAACCTGCTGTTGGAAACACTGAAGGATCTGAGTGATGATGAGGTTCGGGAGTTTAAAAGACTCCTGAGAGACTCTGACTACAGGAGCTCTTTGTCCAGACATCAGTACAGTCTGCAGGAGACGAGTTATCCAAGGAAGATGTTTGGATATTTTAGACATGAAGACCTGGAGAAACAGCCAATGTGGATGGAAAGTAAAAACCTGCAGGATGTTGTGATTTTCATTATTCAGACTCATAGAAAAGAGTCTATAATGGTGACCAGAGATGTTTTAGAGGACATCAACAGGATGGATTTGGTCCAGAGgctcagcagcagctcagccTCCAGAG AGATGCCCTTGGGAAAACAATCTGATCTGATCCATAAA GTGGCGACCATGGCAGCTGCTAAAGACGTTCTTCTGGAAACTCTGGAGGATTTAAATGAACCTGAATTCATGGAGCTAAAACTGTTAGTGCAGTTCACAAACTTCCAGAGAAATATTCCACTAATATCATGGTATGAACTGGATGTtgcaaacagaaccagaatggTGGATCATCTGGTTGATAAATGTGGTAAACAATCAGTGGATGTAATCAGggaggttctgttggacctgaACAGAACTGATCTGGCGCTGAGGCTGTCTGAGACCAGCTCAACATCTAAAG AGAAACTTTCCATGAAGCTGAACTCTGCTTTTCTCCAGAAA GTGGAAAAGTTGGAGTTTGtgatggagctgctgctggaaacTCTGGATGAGCTTCATGAAGGAGAGATCTGGTGGTTCCTGGAAATCACACACAGGAAATTTCTCCATGACAGTGGATTCATACCGTTTTGGGCTTTCCCAAATGTGCGATACATTGTGGTGGTTTTTGTTCTGACTTATTTCCACCGGTCAGTGAAGAAGACCCTGGATGCTTTAAAGGAGATGAAGAAGGATGGTCTGATGAAGAAGCTGTCAGACAGAAGCTCAGGACCTAAAG AGAAACCTTCTGCAGGTCGACATCGTTCTGCTCTGATCCACAAA GTGGCGACGATGGCAGCTGCTAGACAGCAACTCCTGGAAACTCTGGACAAATTAACCCGGAAGGAATTTTTGGGAAAGTTTAAAGGAAATTTATCAAAGTTTTCACCAAGATTGATGTTCATAACACAGAGAGCAGAACTTGTTGATGAGATGATGGAGGAGTTTGGCCAGCGGTCGGTGAAGATGATCAAAGATcttctgattaaaataaacagaaaagatttgGCTGAGAATCTTCAAGAAACTG GTGAATCCTCAGGGAACGAAGACGAT GGAACATCTTTAATGGGCATGACTGATCCGGACCAAATGCAGCTGGAGACTGCACACAAATCACAAG CTACTTCAACAGAGATGGATCCTTCAGGTTATGGAGGTGTGGAG CAGGACTCCAGCAGCTGGACCAAAGTGGACCCTGAGCTGGACGGGACGTCTCCAGATGAAGATCCAACTTACAG CCTCCAGTCTGCAGCGGGCCGCTTTGAATGCAGCGTCTCTGGTCTGCGTTGGGTCTGCAGGGAGAAGGTGGGCTTTAGGTACCGGTTCTGCTCCTGGTATGGACACATGGAGAGGATGGAGGGCAGAGGATACCGGCCTGCTGGTCCTTTACTGGACATCTCTGTCCTTACTGGGAAGGTGATGGAGGTGCAGCTGCCACACTGGGTCTGCATCG ACGATGTTCCTGAGTTACTGAAGAACTTTGCTGTCCTCCATGTTAACGACTGTGGAGACGTTTTGGAGAAAGCGACCCGGGTCACAAAGACCCATGTCGGGTTAACAGAACCAGTTTTCTCTTTGCTGGGAGCTCTGATAAATGTCTTATTTCCTCCAAGAATCTCCTGCAACACATTAATATACTATCAGCCCAAAACATCCTACCTGAAAATGCGCTTCTACCTGATTCCACTGGATCCTGCTCTGAAACAG TCGGTCCACAGCAGAGAATCCTCCAAGGGATACGAAGAAATCATGAAGCCCCGACCAGACAAGCCTCTGAAGATGGGCTGTGGTTTCAGCCTCCAGGCCACCGTACAGACGGCCAGAATCCAGCCACCG GAAATCACTCTGAGGCACGACAGCCTGGACCCGAACTTCTACGAGCTTTTTATTAAGAATCCAGGTGAAGGCTTCaacctggagctgctgcagactCAATCAGAGAAAGTTTGGTTCTGTGAGATTAGGAAAG ATGATCATCCTAAATCTGGCTCCACTGAAG CCAGAGGATGTTCAACAGAAACTGTTACTGTGAAGAAAGAAG aggaacattttgtggacaaacacagagagacacTGATCCAGAGAGTGAGGAACATCGGACCCGTCTTAGATGGACTTTTACAGAAGAAAGTTCTGGTGGAGGAAACCTACGACTGGATCCGATCTCTGCCGACCTCTGAGTCTCAGCTGAGGGAGATCTTCTCCTGCCTGAAAGCTGCTGAGGACTGCAAAGACATTTTCCTCTCCATTCTTCAGGAAAAAGAGCGATACCTGATCACCGACCTCCAGAGTAAATGTTGA